A region from the Lolium perenne isolate Kyuss_39 chromosome 4, Kyuss_2.0, whole genome shotgun sequence genome encodes:
- the LOC127291953 gene encoding BTB/POZ domain-containing protein At2g46260-like: MNFPLAGIEAIFSSTDIQVESEDHVYHFLLKWARARYLELEERREILSCRLLPLVRFNHMACTTVQEILACTDDDIDHEKVSKLITEALLHKAYPTVMEGVLSANLIRTCWPFAERGYKTKPVKVVVFDPNFLKAIVYLGLTREECSRLFPLGKIWSQTFYLAGQEFRLVATCKMDKISNSYSFGLYVELLWMPERSKSVMLAFEFAARNNQTGKFVRHPNDYHKVCIFREDDLTLGCDNIFEMPWSTFIADDSLFINDVLHLRADLTVAEIYL; this comes from the coding sequence ATGAACTTCCCTCTTGCTGGGATCGAAGCTATCTTTTCAAGTACTGACATACAAGTGGAATCTGAAGATCATGTATATCATTTCTTGCTCAAGTGGGCACGTGCACGATACTTAGAACTGGAGGAAAGACGCGAGATCTTGAGTTGTCGTTTACTTCCGCTGGTACGTTTCAATCATATGGCATGTACTACAGTTCAGGAGATCCTAGCATGCACTGATGATGATATTGACCATGAGAAGGTGTCTAAGCTTATTACTGAGGCACTTCTACACAAAGCATACCCAACAGTTATGGAAGGTGTTCTTTCAGCAAACTTAATTAGAACCTGTTGGCCATTTGCAGAGCGAGGTTACAAGACCAAACCTGTGAAAGTTGTTGTGTTTGATCCAAATTTCCTTAAGGCCATAGTTTACTTGGGCTTAACGCGCGAGGAATGTTCTAGACTCTTCCCGCTCGGAAAGATATGGTCGCAGACATTCTATCTTGCAGGGCAAGAATTCCGTCTCGTGGCGACCTGTAAAATGGACAAGATCAGTAACTCTTACAGTTTCGGCCTCTATGTTGAGCTCCTATGGATGCCGGAGCGCTCAAAGTCTGTCATGTTAGCCTTTGAGTTTGCTGCCAGGAACAATCAAACAGGGAAATTTGTCAGGCACCCTAACGACTATCATAAAGTGTGCATCTTCAGGGAAGATGATTTGACACTTGGATGTGACAATATCTTTGAGATGCCATGGTCCACTTTCATTGCTGATGACAGCCTCTTCATCAATGACGTGCTGCATCTGAGAGCTGATCTGACTGTGGCGGAGATTTACTTATGA